In Carnobacterium sp. CP1, the following are encoded in one genomic region:
- a CDS encoding peptidoglycan D,D-transpeptidase FtsI family protein — MLKSNKKKNDKKRSHIPFRLNLLFFVVFLLFATLILRLGYLQIVKGEEFETQVQRTETTLATGTVPRGEIYDSQHRKLVGNNPLQAITYTRGKGVSGEDMAKIALNLASYIKMPHVTQVETEKDFDLSIRDLKDFWAVSNEKELNKRLTETEKKLTGSELYQLQIDRVTDEDIQFSEEELEAAAIFKRMNGAYALSTINIKSEDVTDEEIARVSENLLALPGVDTGTDWVRTYPEGEMLRSILGDVTTEAEGLPDNKAATYLAKGYARNDRVGKSYLEQQYEQVLSGSKSKSATETNQNGDIVNTIQNYVGEKGDNLVLTIDMNFQKIVEEIAYNSLAQHRQGLNDRVYVIASDPNTGEIMAMTGQKVNPKTGKIEDDALGAISSAYSMGSSVKPATVLAGYMDGVITLNDNTIVDEPLKFGRNAGNSISSVFNRSGSVAVNDITALERSSNVYMSKIAMRMGGQYTYSSGINLSIDGNEVINKLRGYYAQFGLGLKTGIDLPNEGSGFVGSDITGVQPLFFSFGQYDTYTPIQMLQYASTIANGGKRIAPRIVDEIRGTDEDGNLGVLETQLGSEVLNTVNVGETEFSRVQQGMYQVIHGANGSARSAFIGAPYDAAGKTGTAEAIYDGPVENAKGSSVINRTFIGYAPFDNPEIAVTVVVPYLPITNTNSENTTIGRQVLDAYFRVGKYAQLDDELEKETTTEE, encoded by the coding sequence GTGTTGAAATCGAACAAAAAGAAAAATGATAAGAAAAGATCCCATATTCCTTTTCGTTTAAACCTCTTGTTCTTCGTGGTTTTTTTGCTTTTTGCAACGCTTATTTTGCGTTTAGGTTATCTGCAGATTGTGAAAGGTGAAGAATTTGAAACACAAGTGCAACGAACCGAGACTACATTAGCAACTGGGACAGTACCTCGTGGCGAAATTTACGATAGCCAGCACCGTAAGCTTGTCGGAAATAATCCTCTTCAAGCCATTACATATACGAGAGGAAAAGGCGTATCCGGTGAAGATATGGCTAAAATTGCTTTGAATTTGGCAAGTTATATAAAAATGCCGCATGTCACTCAAGTGGAAACAGAGAAAGACTTTGATTTATCGATTAGAGACTTGAAAGATTTTTGGGCAGTTTCAAATGAAAAAGAACTAAACAAACGGTTAACTGAAACAGAAAAAAAGCTGACTGGATCAGAGCTTTATCAATTGCAAATTGATCGTGTGACCGATGAAGACATCCAATTTTCAGAAGAAGAATTAGAAGCAGCAGCTATTTTTAAACGAATGAATGGCGCCTATGCGCTGTCAACGATTAACATCAAAAGCGAAGATGTGACCGATGAAGAAATCGCAAGAGTCAGCGAAAATCTTTTGGCTTTGCCTGGGGTTGACACCGGCACAGACTGGGTTCGGACATATCCAGAAGGAGAAATGCTGAGAAGTATCTTAGGAGATGTTACGACCGAAGCAGAAGGGCTGCCAGACAATAAAGCAGCTACTTATTTAGCTAAAGGCTATGCTCGCAATGACCGGGTTGGGAAAAGTTACTTAGAACAGCAGTACGAACAAGTTCTAAGCGGTTCTAAATCAAAATCTGCGACAGAGACCAATCAAAATGGCGATATTGTGAATACCATTCAAAATTATGTTGGCGAAAAAGGCGATAATTTAGTATTGACTATTGATATGAATTTCCAAAAAATCGTTGAAGAAATTGCTTACAATTCCCTCGCACAACATCGTCAAGGGTTGAATGACCGCGTATACGTTATTGCCTCTGATCCAAATACAGGTGAAATAATGGCAATGACTGGCCAAAAAGTAAACCCGAAAACGGGTAAAATTGAAGACGATGCATTAGGCGCGATTAGTAGTGCTTATTCGATGGGATCTTCTGTTAAGCCAGCAACGGTATTGGCTGGATATATGGATGGAGTAATCACGTTAAATGACAATACAATAGTGGATGAACCATTAAAGTTCGGAAGAAATGCGGGGAATTCTATCAGTTCGGTGTTTAACCGAAGCGGAAGTGTAGCAGTGAACGATATTACTGCGTTGGAACGTTCATCCAACGTTTACATGTCTAAAATTGCAATGCGTATGGGAGGACAATACACGTATAGTTCAGGAATAAATTTGAGTATTGATGGAAACGAAGTTATTAACAAATTAAGAGGGTATTACGCGCAATTCGGATTAGGCTTGAAAACCGGAATCGATTTGCCGAATGAAGGTTCTGGTTTTGTGGGTTCGGATATCACCGGCGTCCAACCGCTCTTCTTTTCTTTTGGGCAATACGATACGTATACGCCGATTCAAATGCTCCAATATGCATCTACTATTGCTAATGGAGGAAAACGAATCGCACCAAGAATCGTCGACGAAATCCGTGGAACAGATGAAGATGGGAATCTAGGAGTTTTAGAAACTCAATTAGGTTCCGAAGTATTGAATACCGTTAACGTTGGCGAAACAGAGTTTTCTCGTGTACAGCAAGGAATGTATCAAGTAATTCATGGGGCAAATGGTTCGGCTAGAAGTGCTTTTATCGGAGCACCATATGATGCCGCTGGGAAAACAGGGACAGCTGAAGCTATCTACGATGGACCAGTGGAAAATGCAAAAGGCTCCTCAGTGATCAATCGGACGTTTATCGGCTATGCACCGTTCGATAATCCTGAAATTGCTGTCACGGTGGTAGTTCCTTATTTACCGATAACAAATACCAACAGTGAAAATACAACTATTGGCCGACAAGTGTTAGATGCATACTTTCGAGTAGGGAAATATGCTCAGCTAGACGATGAACTGGAGAAAGAAACGACAACCGAAGAATAA
- a CDS encoding YfhO family protein — translation MQKTIKAFFYNYWPLLLAFFVPFLTMSLIYIIQGVYPFGNSSLMTVDLGQQYVDFYAYYRQTFFEDPSSFFYSFSKAIGGDMVGLWAYYLTSPFNVVFLFFPHHQLPFAITFLTVLKISLTGLSFGWLLKKGFNGDGFSLAAFSISYALMGYTIVNQLNIMWLDGLIFLPLIALGIERLLNQHKGLTYSIFLALTLFANYYIGYMICLFLVGYFLFRLIGMTYPSTLTLKDKIKANLHSLFLFAWHSLLGAGLAAGLLLPTFYSLLGSKASYTKLAFDWELAYPFHEMLSKLVIGAFNFDQMPSGYPNLFIGSLAIVSFGCYFSNRAFPLRERITAVALMSLYVVSMNLKAFNMVWHAMQYPIWYPYRFSFVVCFFMILNGFRSFMNMKGLKPLETFFSVSLTAVVCLSVYQGNFDFVYPEQLVLTILFALLIIFMLIIKPQRYRWLPLVLFLITTVEMGINAQIDLSRLSYVKQDSFSMYQNILDTDISAIQKEDNDFYRIEKTFLRSKNDSFQADYPSISHFSSTFEKEIPQLFGDLGFPVGDGFIVYANGTVFTDALFGIKYYISEQNALYRLPEQEDELLKDVSLLKTIDAKEPAHPANTEFQLSLMQTKPDLRSYQPIAETNRTVLYQNPNALPIMFGSNQAILDVPLIAGQPIQLQENILNALVGLPETNHLFVPTDFTSTVYQNVTGVSSTHNNTYTKQIANQDAAVSFQFTPETNDAYYLTLSPNVKDEDASIYLNGVPFTQYPTYRDLLVLNLANLNKEDTITIKFNLKKSSLKLDHFQLYRLDQTVFSDAIDHLQQGGMTVSEHSSTHFKGEVTIQDDQQVLFTSIPYSKGWNAQIDGIPVKTEKALDSLLAVPITPGKHTVTLDYRTPLFKEGVIVSVISALFLLLTHLISRKSTTTLKGDLYE, via the coding sequence ATGCAAAAAACAATTAAAGCTTTTTTTTATAACTACTGGCCGCTTTTACTAGCCTTTTTTGTCCCATTCCTAACGATGTCGCTCATTTACATCATTCAAGGAGTTTATCCTTTTGGGAACAGTTCGCTGATGACAGTTGATTTAGGCCAACAATACGTCGACTTTTATGCCTATTACCGGCAAACTTTTTTTGAAGACCCATCGAGTTTCTTTTACTCTTTTTCTAAAGCTATCGGCGGAGATATGGTTGGCTTGTGGGCTTATTATTTAACCAGTCCTTTCAATGTAGTTTTTTTATTTTTTCCACATCACCAACTGCCGTTTGCTATTACCTTTTTAACGGTACTGAAAATTAGTTTAACGGGATTAAGTTTTGGGTGGTTGTTAAAAAAAGGGTTCAATGGAGACGGATTTAGCTTAGCTGCTTTTTCGATCAGTTATGCTTTGATGGGGTATACCATCGTTAATCAATTAAACATTATGTGGCTTGATGGGTTGATCTTTTTACCTCTTATAGCTTTAGGAATTGAGCGGTTGTTAAATCAACACAAAGGATTGACCTATTCGATTTTCTTAGCTTTGACATTGTTTGCGAATTATTATATTGGGTATATGATTTGTTTATTTCTAGTTGGGTACTTTTTATTCCGGTTGATCGGAATGACGTATCCCTCCACCTTAACTTTAAAAGACAAAATCAAAGCAAATCTTCATTCTTTATTTTTATTTGCTTGGCATTCCTTATTAGGGGCCGGCTTAGCTGCTGGTTTATTGCTGCCAACTTTTTATTCTTTGCTGGGCAGCAAAGCCAGCTACACTAAATTGGCTTTTGACTGGGAATTAGCATATCCATTCCATGAAATGCTTTCAAAACTGGTCATTGGTGCTTTTAACTTTGACCAAATGCCTAGCGGCTACCCGAATCTTTTTATTGGAAGTCTAGCAATCGTTTCTTTTGGTTGTTACTTTTCCAATCGCGCTTTTCCTTTGCGAGAACGGATTACTGCTGTCGCTTTAATGAGTTTATATGTGGTTTCCATGAACTTAAAAGCTTTTAATATGGTTTGGCATGCCATGCAGTACCCTATTTGGTATCCTTATCGTTTTTCTTTTGTCGTTTGTTTCTTCATGATTTTAAATGGATTTAGAAGTTTCATGAATATGAAAGGCTTAAAACCACTAGAGACATTCTTTAGTGTCAGCTTAACCGCTGTTGTTTGTCTTTCTGTTTATCAAGGCAACTTCGATTTTGTTTATCCGGAACAACTTGTGTTGACCATTTTGTTTGCTTTACTGATTATTTTTATGCTGATCATTAAACCGCAACGTTATCGTTGGTTGCCGCTCGTTCTGTTTCTGATCACAACAGTGGAAATGGGAATAAACGCCCAAATTGATTTATCGCGCTTGAGCTATGTCAAACAAGACTCATTTTCGATGTACCAAAACATACTAGACACCGATATTTCCGCCATTCAAAAAGAAGACAATGATTTTTATCGAATTGAGAAGACGTTTTTACGTTCAAAAAATGACAGCTTTCAAGCAGATTACCCGAGCATATCGCATTTCAGTTCAACTTTTGAAAAAGAAATTCCGCAATTATTCGGCGATCTGGGATTCCCGGTTGGAGATGGGTTTATCGTTTATGCAAACGGAACAGTTTTCACCGATGCGCTCTTTGGAATCAAATATTACATCAGTGAACAAAATGCCCTTTACCGATTGCCTGAACAAGAAGATGAGTTGTTAAAAGATGTTTCTTTGCTTAAAACGATAGACGCTAAAGAACCTGCTCATCCTGCCAATACGGAATTTCAATTATCCTTGATGCAAACCAAGCCTGACTTACGTTCTTATCAGCCTATTGCTGAGACGAACCGTACTGTTTTGTATCAAAACCCTAATGCCCTGCCGATTATGTTCGGCAGCAATCAAGCGATTTTAGATGTTCCGCTGATCGCGGGTCAGCCAATTCAATTACAGGAGAACATATTGAACGCTTTAGTTGGTTTGCCTGAAACAAATCACTTGTTTGTTCCAACAGATTTTACGAGCACGGTTTATCAAAATGTAACTGGTGTTAGTTCTACACACAATAACACGTATACGAAACAAATTGCTAATCAAGACGCAGCAGTGTCGTTTCAGTTTACTCCTGAGACCAATGATGCTTATTACCTAACTCTGAGTCCAAATGTGAAAGACGAAGATGCTTCAATTTATTTGAATGGCGTTCCATTTACTCAATACCCAACTTATCGAGATTTATTGGTTTTAAATTTGGCAAACTTGAACAAAGAAGATACGATCACTATTAAATTCAATTTAAAAAAATCGTCTCTTAAACTCGATCACTTTCAATTGTATCGACTGGATCAAACAGTCTTTTCCGATGCCATAGATCACTTGCAACAAGGCGGCATGACTGTTTCGGAACATAGCAGTACTCATTTTAAAGGCGAAGTTACCATTCAGGATGATCAACAAGTATTGTTCACTTCTATTCCTTATAGCAAAGGCTGGAATGCTCAGATTGACGGCATTCCTGTGAAAACCGAAAAAGCACTCGATAGTTTACTGGCTGTTCCAATTACGCCTGGGAAACATACTGTCACCCTTGATTACCGAACACCACTGTTTAAAGAAGGTGTCATCGTATCTGTTATTTCTGCCCTTTTCTTATTACTGACTCACTTAATTTCACGAAAATCTACTACAACTTTAAAAGGAGATCTCTATGAGTAA
- a CDS encoding superoxide dismutase → MAYELPELPYAYDALAPSIDEETMHLHHDKHHNTYVTNLNKAIEKHPELGEKSIEELVADLSAVPEDIRTAVRNNGGGHANHSFFWKILSPTGGGEPTGELKEAIESTFGSLDKFKEEFAAAATSRFGSGWAWLVVDGGKLAITSTPNQDSPLSEGKTPVVGLDVWEHAYYLNYKNVRPDYIKAFWNVVNWEEAAKNYAAAK, encoded by the coding sequence ATGGCTTATGAATTACCAGAATTACCTTATGCATATGATGCATTAGCACCATCTATTGATGAAGAAACGATGCATTTGCATCATGACAAACATCACAACACTTATGTAACAAACTTGAATAAAGCAATTGAAAAACATCCTGAATTAGGAGAAAAATCAATTGAAGAGTTGGTTGCTGATTTGTCTGCAGTTCCTGAAGACATTCGTACAGCAGTTCGAAACAACGGTGGCGGACATGCTAATCATAGCTTTTTCTGGAAAATTCTTTCTCCAACAGGCGGCGGCGAGCCAACTGGCGAATTAAAAGAAGCAATCGAATCTACTTTTGGCAGCTTAGACAAATTTAAAGAAGAATTTGCAGCGGCAGCAACTAGTCGTTTTGGCTCAGGCTGGGCTTGGCTAGTAGTAGATGGCGGGAAATTAGCGATCACTTCAACACCAAACCAAGATTCTCCATTATCTGAAGGCAAAACTCCAGTAGTAGGGTTAGACGTATGGGAACATGCTTATTACCTAAACTACAAAAATGTACGTCCAGACTACATTAAAGCATTCTGGAATGTAGTAAACTGGGAAGAAGCAGCAAAAAATTACGCAGCAGCAAAATAA
- a CDS encoding pentapeptide repeat-containing protein: protein MSKLIKIAPPKIPATLTPATFDELEDEAYYTNVVFQDCTLSDADFEKVCFKSVSFINVSFENCRFRQLELLDVSFEKCNISNTELIEAIVHRVHFSNTKFLGTNFAEASIMDTYFKHCFGNYSSFSYASLKRVCFEETALIESDFFEIKWQQLLFKACDLNGANLMQTDLKGLDLSSSTFEQIAVSTDLLRGSILNAGQALVIAGALGIQIN from the coding sequence ATGAGTAAATTAATTAAAATCGCACCACCTAAAATACCTGCCACTCTGACCCCAGCTACTTTTGATGAGTTAGAAGATGAGGCTTATTATACCAATGTCGTTTTTCAAGACTGCACGTTAAGCGATGCTGATTTTGAAAAAGTCTGTTTTAAGAGCGTTTCTTTTATTAACGTCAGTTTTGAAAACTGCCGCTTTCGCCAATTAGAATTGCTAGATGTGAGCTTTGAAAAATGCAACATCAGCAATACCGAATTGATTGAAGCAATCGTTCACCGTGTTCACTTTTCAAACACTAAATTTCTAGGAACAAATTTTGCTGAAGCTTCTATCATGGATACCTATTTTAAGCATTGTTTCGGCAACTATAGTTCTTTCAGCTACGCTTCTTTAAAACGGGTATGTTTTGAAGAAACAGCTTTAATTGAAAGTGATTTTTTCGAAATCAAATGGCAGCAGCTGCTTTTTAAAGCTTGTGATTTAAATGGAGCTAATTTAATGCAAACAGATCTAAAAGGACTGGATTTAAGTTCATCTACTTTTGAACAAATTGCCGTTTCCACTGACTTGCTTAGAGGAAGCATCTTAAATGCGGGACAAGCACTGGTTATTGCTGGAGCATTAGGCATTCAGATCAACTAA
- a CDS encoding DUF1189 domain-containing protein — protein sequence MSKIMLGGIYIQLVKLFMASVSHPEELLEARKLKKGKIFLYLLFLAFITAIPTWIQGNRILNDFNKDGQTISEHLPAFKIENDQLVTDKPEESFIYQTDSIIFTFDPAGEQSVEDVDKNRIGTTIGIALLKDRFYISAPGYPVELSYTKMNGVTDQFFTDLVLGMQTMNSFVLILSFGIIWLMSLIIMLVYNLLYTVFANLVATFSRRPLRFAANWRLVVFASTLPTLFFALLNSFDLTPYFQLETKLVVTLYIYYLAIKKYPKKLYRVNKKNSEKSKSRFFRVFFICWPFYWLF from the coding sequence TTGTCTAAAATAATGTTAGGAGGGATTTATATTCAATTAGTCAAATTATTCATGGCTTCCGTTAGTCATCCGGAAGAATTACTTGAAGCACGTAAATTAAAAAAAGGAAAAATTTTTCTTTATCTTTTATTTCTTGCATTCATTACAGCGATCCCTACTTGGATTCAAGGAAATCGTATCTTAAATGACTTCAATAAAGATGGGCAAACCATTTCTGAACACCTTCCTGCTTTCAAGATTGAAAATGATCAATTAGTTACTGATAAACCTGAAGAAAGTTTTATTTATCAAACGGATTCCATCATTTTCACTTTCGATCCTGCTGGTGAGCAAAGTGTTGAGGATGTTGACAAAAATAGAATCGGTACGACTATCGGCATTGCGCTGCTCAAAGATCGTTTTTATATCAGCGCACCTGGTTATCCAGTTGAATTGTCTTATACCAAAATGAACGGTGTTACAGATCAATTCTTTACTGATCTTGTCCTTGGCATGCAGACAATGAATAGTTTTGTTTTGATCCTCTCTTTTGGCATTATTTGGTTGATGAGTTTAATCATTATGCTGGTTTACAATTTATTGTATACCGTTTTTGCTAACTTAGTCGCTACTTTTAGTCGACGCCCACTACGGTTTGCAGCGAATTGGAGACTTGTAGTGTTTGCTTCAACTTTGCCGACTCTTTTCTTTGCTCTTTTAAATAGTTTTGATTTAACTCCCTATTTTCAATTAGAGACAAAACTAGTAGTAACGCTTTATATTTATTATTTAGCTATAAAAAAATACCCAAAGAAACTTTACCGGGTAAATAAAAAAAACTCTGAAAAATCGAAGTCTCGATTTTTCAGAGTTTTTTTTATTTGTTGGCCTTTTTATTGGCTTTTTTGA